GCGTGCCGACGACGGCCCGCCGCGACTCCCGGACCTCGTGTTGCTCGGCCTGAACCTGCCGGGGGTAGACGGGCTGGCGGTGCTCGGTTCGATCAGGGACGATCCGACCCTCGCGCGCCTGCCGGTGATCGTCCTGACGCGTTCCACGGACGACGCGGACGTCGTCGAGAGCTACGAGCGCCACGTGAACGCCTACCTCACGAAGCCGTCGACCCCCGACGAGTTCGTCGCGCTGGCCGAGGCCGTCGCGGAGTTCTGGTTCGAGACGGCCCGTCTGCCGCCGCTGCCGTAGGCGGCGACCGAGACCACAAGAGGGTAATCGATCGACGCGAAACCCGAGGGCGATGCACCGGATCGCGCTCGGCAACACCGTCTTCGAAGGGAACAACGACGCGTACCTCTTCGTCGGCGAGTCGACCGTCCTGCTCGACACCGGCGTCGCCGTCGGGGAGGCCCGCGAGGACCTCGCGGCCGGCCTCGCCGACCGCGGCGTCACGTTCGCGGACGTGGACGCGGTGGTCCTCACCCACTACCACGCCGACCACTCGGGGCTCGCGGGCGAGATTCAGGCCGAAAGCGGCGCGCCCGTCTACGCCCACGCGGCCGACGCGCCGCTGATCGCCGGCGACGCGGACGCGTGGGCGGACCTCGAAGCGACCCAGCGGCGCCTGTTCGAGGAGTGGGGAATGCCCGAAGACGCCCGCGAGGAACTGCTCACCTTCTTCGAGGCCGGCGAGGGAATCTACGGCGACCCCGTCGACGTCACGCCCGTCGCGGACGGCGAGACGCTCTCGTTTGGCGACCTCGAACTGGAGGTGCTCCACGCCCCCGGTCACACCGCGGGGCTCTGCTGTTTCGTCCCGACCGACGGAAACGAGGTCTTCACCGGCGACGCCCTCCTGCCGAAGTACACGCCGAACGTCGGCGGCGCGGACGTCAGGGTCGACCGGCCGCTCGAACGCTACGTCCGGACGCTGGAGACGCTCGCCGACCGCGGGTTCGACCGCGCGTGGCCGGGCCACCGCGATCCGATCGACGACCCGTCGGCCCGCGCCCGGGAGATCGTCGCCCACCACGAGGAGCGCGCCTACCGCGTCCTCTCGGCGCTCGCGGAGGGCGGCCCGGCCGACGCGTGGACCGTCAGCGCGCGGCTGTTCGGCGACCTCGAGAACATCCACATCCTCCACGGCCCGGGCGAGGCACACGCCCACCTCGAACACCTCGTCCGGACCGGCGACGTCGAACGCGACGGTGACGGGTACCGGATCGCGGACGGGATCGCGGAGCGACTCGCGGTGCTCGACGGGGAGCGCTGGCCGCTGTAAGGGGTCCCGCCGGGAGAGAGCCCCGGCTACGGGGTCGGCGTCGATAAAAGGGTGTTCCGGTGGCGTTCCTTACAGGTCGCGGGGCTGGACCGTCTTCCGGTCGTTGGCCTCCGCGCGTCGGGCGGCGTCGTCGAGCAGCTCGGAGACTTCCTCGTCGAGTGCGTCGTAGAAGTCCGAGGCGACGTTCTTCTCATCGAGCGCTTCCTTCACGGCGGCTTTGACGATAAGGTCTGCCATACGGTGTATCCGTTTCCCCTTACCCCTTATAATAATTGTGGTTGTGTTCTCCCAAAACGGGCTGTCGGCGGCCGACACGGGAGTTTCGACACGGCCACCCACCGGAAAGTATATGACTGATGAGTTACCGACGGGTATCGCTGGTCCCGTTCAGCGGGCGAGATGCGCTCGCGCGCGGTCGTACGACGGATGCGCTCTCGCGCGCGCGCCCTCGGCCGCGGTCGCGCGCCGACGGATTCGAGTAGTCGGCCCCCCGACTGGAGGTATGCGCGAACTCCTCGAGGCCGTCGCCGCGGGCGAACTCTCCCCCGCCCGGGCGGAGGCCGAACTCAGGGGCTACGTAACCGACGAGGCGGGCCGGTTCGACGCGGCGCGGACGGCCAGACGGGGGATTCCGGAGGCGATATTCGCGCCCGGGAAGACCCCCGAGCAGGTCGCACGCCTCGCGCTCGCGGCCGTCGAGACGACCGACCGGGCGCTGGTCACCCGCGTCACCGACGCGCAGGCCGGGGCCGTCGAGGCCGCCGTCTCCGACGAGTTTCCCGACGCCTCGTTCGACCGCCGGGGGGTGACCCTGCTGGCGGCGGCCCCGGGGTACGAACCGCCGGACCTCGACGCCACGGTGGGCATCGTCACCGCGGGGACCGTCGACGGGCCGGTGGCCGAGGAGGCGCAGGTCGTCTGCGAGGACGCCGGCGCCGCCGTCGACCGAATCGACGACGTCGGCGTCGCCGCGCTCGACCGCCTCCTCGATCAGGTCGACCGCCTCCGCGAGGCGGACGTGCTGATCGTCGCCGCCGGCCGGGAGGGGGCGTTGCCGACGGTCGTGGCGGGACTGGTCGACACGCCGGTCGTCGGCCTGCCGGTTTCGAGCGGCTACGGTCACGGCGGCGACGGCGAGGCGGCCCTGCTGGGGATGCTCCAGTCCTGTACCGTCCTCTCGGTCGTCAACGTCGACGCGGGGTTCGTCGCCGGCGCGCAGGCGGCGCTGATCGCCCGTGCGGTCGACGGCGCCGGGGAGTGAAGGGTGACACGTGGTGACGTGACAGTTACCAGATTACGGAATATCGTTGTGGGATCGCAAAATCCTAACAGCGTTTGGGAAAGCGTATTTACCTGCTGCCCGGGTAGCTTCGCGTGCCGGTTCCCGCCGGCGTGACCATGCCCGAGTGTGACCACTGCGGCGCGCACGTCTCGGAGCGATTCGCACGCGTCTTCGCCGACGAGTACGGCGAGATTCACGCGTGTATTAGCTGTTCGGCGAACGCCGGAATCGCCGAAGTCGCGAGGGAGCGCGCCCGGAGCACCTGACCCCTCTCCAGCCCACCGAACCGTACGACGACCACCCGCCCCCGCGTACGTGACACTTTTCGTAGCGGCCGCCGAACGACGGCCGATGACCGACCACGTCGTCTACGTGCTCGAGTGCGCCGACGGCACCCTCTACACCGGCTACACCACCGACCTCGAGCGCCGTGTCGCCGAACACGAGGCCGGCGACGGCGCGAAGTACACCCGCGGGCGCGCCCCCGTCGAGGTCGTCCACAGCGAGCGCTACGCCTCGAAGTCGGCGGCGCTGTCGCGCGAACACGAGATCAAGTCGCTCTCGCGCGCGGAGAAGGAGACGCTGGTCGGCCTCGACTAGTCGTCGACCGCGGCCGTCCGCGGCGTGGTCACGTCGGGGTCGATGGAGGCGTACTCGACGAGCATCCGACCGAGTTTCCCGACGCGCTCTTCGAGGTCCGGGTCGACGAACGCGCGGCCGTCGACCGCGTCGGGGTCGGCCTCGAACCGCTCGGAGGCGTTTCGGATGCCGACCTGGTGGGGCAGCACCCAGCCGTGGACGCCGCGGACCGTGATCCGGAGGTGGTCGAGCGTGCTTCCGTAAGAGCCCCCGCCGGCGGTCGCGAGCAGGCCGACGGTGGTGTCCTCGTACTCGTCGAACCCGCAGTAGTCGTGGAAGTTCTTCAGCGCGCCCGAGTAGGAGCCGTGATAGACCGGCGAGCCGAGGGCGACGGCGTCGGCCTCGCGGACGGTCCGCGTCAGCTCCGCGGCGTCGCCCCGCTCGCCGACGTCGGGGTCGTAGACGGGGAGGTCGTACTCGCGGAGGTCGAGCAGCCGGGTCTCGGCGCCGGCGTCCTCGGCGGCGTCGAGGACGTATCGCAACGCGGTCCGGGTGTAACTTCCGTCGCGAAGACTGCCGGAGACGGCGACGACGGAGGGCGTCGGGTCCATACGCCGGCTAACGGATCGATCCTGAAAACCGCGTCGCTCCCTCGGCCCCGCCCCCGTCGCCTTTTTCGACCCGCGCGACGACATGCGCGTATGGAGACGATCAGCTTCGGCACCGACGGCTGGCGGGCGACCCTCGAGGAGTTCACCGCGCCGCGGGTCCGCGCGGTCGGGCAGGCGGTCGCCTCGTACCTCCG
The Salinilacihabitans rarus DNA segment above includes these coding regions:
- a CDS encoding response regulator encodes the protein MNGRYPDGPVEILLVEDDQDDVRLTREAFEAADVDVDVDVATDGEGALSYLSRRADDGPPRLPDLVLLGLNLPGVDGLAVLGSIRDDPTLARLPVIVLTRSTDDADVVESYERHVNAYLTKPSTPDEFVALAEAVAEFWFETARLPPLP
- a CDS encoding MBL fold metallo-hydrolase → MHRIALGNTVFEGNNDAYLFVGESTVLLDTGVAVGEAREDLAAGLADRGVTFADVDAVVLTHYHADHSGLAGEIQAESGAPVYAHAADAPLIAGDADAWADLEATQRRLFEEWGMPEDAREELLTFFEAGEGIYGDPVDVTPVADGETLSFGDLELEVLHAPGHTAGLCCFVPTDGNEVFTGDALLPKYTPNVGGADVRVDRPLERYVRTLETLADRGFDRAWPGHRDPIDDPSARAREIVAHHEERAYRVLSALAEGGPADAWTVSARLFGDLENIHILHGPGEAHAHLEHLVRTGDVERDGDGYRIADGIAERLAVLDGERWPL
- a CDS encoding DUF1931 family protein, which produces MADLIVKAAVKEALDEKNVASDFYDALDEEVSELLDDAARRAEANDRKTVQPRDL
- the larB gene encoding nickel pincer cofactor biosynthesis protein LarB, which translates into the protein MRELLEAVAAGELSPARAEAELRGYVTDEAGRFDAARTARRGIPEAIFAPGKTPEQVARLALAAVETTDRALVTRVTDAQAGAVEAAVSDEFPDASFDRRGVTLLAAAPGYEPPDLDATVGIVTAGTVDGPVAEEAQVVCEDAGAAVDRIDDVGVAALDRLLDQVDRLREADVLIVAAGREGALPTVVAGLVDTPVVGLPVSSGYGHGGDGEAALLGMLQSCTVLSVVNVDAGFVAGAQAALIARAVDGAGE
- a CDS encoding DUF7563 family protein, with translation MPECDHCGAHVSERFARVFADEYGEIHACISCSANAGIAEVARERARST
- a CDS encoding GIY-YIG nuclease family protein — translated: MTDHVVYVLECADGTLYTGYTTDLERRVAEHEAGDGAKYTRGRAPVEVVHSERYASKSAALSREHEIKSLSRAEKETLVGLD
- a CDS encoding NADPH-dependent FMN reductase — its product is MDPTPSVVAVSGSLRDGSYTRTALRYVLDAAEDAGAETRLLDLREYDLPVYDPDVGERGDAAELTRTVREADAVALGSPVYHGSYSGALKNFHDYCGFDEYEDTTVGLLATAGGGSYGSTLDHLRITVRGVHGWVLPHQVGIRNASERFEADPDAVDGRAFVDPDLEERVGKLGRMLVEYASIDPDVTTPRTAAVDD